The region GCAAGCTGCTCAAGAAGTGGGACTTCACCGAGCTGATCGCCAACGCGGAGAAGGACGTCCCCGAGTCCTACTACATCGACCACGTCGGTCAGATGCGCACCGTTTCCTCGGAGATGGCCGTCTCGGCCTGACGTCGTCTACCCGGCGCCCCTGCCCGCCCCTTCCGGGCGGGGCGCCGGGGCCCCACGCGAACGAAGAGGTTGACCCGATGGATGACCCGACCGTGCTGGTCAGTACTGTGCGCGGCCCGGTTCCGGTGGACGCCCTCGGGATGACGCTCACCCACGAGCACCTGCTCAGCGACTGGTCCGGTCGCCGCCGCGTCGAACCCGAGGACCCGGCGGAGCGCGCGGTGTTCCACGCCCCGGTGGGCCCGTCGATGCAGTGGCTGCTGCGGGAGGACCCCCGCTGCTGCCTGGACAACACCCGGCAGAACGACCCGGACGCCACGGTCGCGGAGCTGGCGAACTTCGTCGAGGCGGGGGGCCGCACCGTCGTCGACTGCACGAACGGGGACGTGGGCCGTTCCCCCGCCGCGCTCCGGGACATCGCAGACCGGACCGGGCTCAACGTCGTCATGGGCTCTGGCTGGTACGTGCACATCTTCCACTCCGCCCGCCGCGCCGAGACCACCGTGGACGACCTGGTGGCGGAGATCCTCGCCGAGTTCGCGGACGGTGTCGGGGACACGGGCATCCGGCCCGGGATCATCGGCGAGATCGGGGTCTCCCCGCAGTTCACCGAGGCCGAACGGACGCACCTGCGTGCGTCCGCCCGCGCCCAGCGGGAGCTCGGCGTCCCGCTGTTCGTCCACCTGCCGGGCTGGCAGCGGCGCGCCCACGAAGTCCTCGACATCGTGCTCGAGGAGGAGGGGACCCGCCCCGAGTCCGTCGTCCTGTGCCACATGGACCCCTCCGGGGAGGACCGGGACTACCAGCGGGCGGTCGCTGAGCGCGGCGTTTGGCTGGAGTTCGACATGATCGGCATGCCGTTCTTCTACGCAGGCGAGGGGCAGTGTCCGGCGCCGGAGCAGACCGCGGCCGCCGTCGCCGCCCTGGTCCGAGCGGGCTACGCCGAGCGGCTCCTGCTCAGCCACGACATGGCGTCGAAGGCGATGTGGACCCGCAACGGCGGCAACGGCTTCGGCTACGTGCCTCGCTACTTCCTGCCCCGGCTGGAACGCCACGGCGTCCCGGGCGAGGTGACCGCGAGCCTGCTCACCGCCAACCCCCGGCGCCTGTTCACGGCGGCCCGCGGCGCGCACGCCGACCACTGACCTCTCGGAACGAGAGCCTGTACATCTGTGAGGAGAACTGTGAGCCAGCTTCTGGGAAACGCCTTCTCGGCCGAGCTCGACTGGAAGCCGAAGATGCCGACATTCCGCACCGGCGCCCGCTACCTGGGCGGCCTCACCGCGGGCACTGCCGTGGACGTCTGGGGAGCCGAGGTCGGGGAGTACCAGGGCGTCACGGCCGACGAGATCTTCGTGGTGCTCGAGGGTAAGGCGGAGGTCACCTTCCACCGCACCGGAGAGACGATCGTGATCGGGCCGGGGGACGTCGTCCGCCTGTTCGCCGGGGACACGAACACTTGGCGGACGATCGAGACCATCCGCAAGGTGTCGTTCTACGTCCCCCCGGTCGAGTCCGGATCCTGACCCGTACCCCGCACCTGACGGCGTCCACGACGGGCACCGACAGAGAAGGAAAGAGATAGCGAGTGGACATCACGACCGCCGGCGCTGTACCCCTCGACCGGCTGGACGAGTTCTACATCGGCGGCCGATGGGTCGCCCCGACGTCCTCGGACACGATCGACGTCGTCGACTCCGTCACCGAGCAGGTGTACTTCAGCGTCGCGGAGGCGCGGAACGACGACATCGCCGCCGCGGTCGGTGCGGCACGGGCGGCGTTCGACGACGGCCCCTGGCCGCGCATGACGCACGGGCAGCGCGCCGAGTACCTCCGGGCGATCAGCTCCGCGGTCGAGGACCGCGTCGAGGACGTCGCGCAGATCTGGCCGCGAGAGTCGGGAATCCTCGCCGGCGCGGCACGCGCGGCGATGGGGGAGGTCACGGGCGCGTACTCCTACTACGCTGAGCTCGCGGCGTCGTTCCCCTTCGAGGAGCCCGCCACCCCGTCCGGCGGTGGCGGATACGGGACGATCGTGCGCGAGCCGGTCGGCGTCGTGGGCGCGATCATCCCGTGGAACGTGCCGATGACGCTGATCGCCTACAAGCTCGCCCCCGCCCTGCTGGCCGGCTGCACCGTGGTCCTCAAGGCCTCCCCCGAGGCGCCGGGCGCAGCGCTGATCATGGCCGAGATCGCTGAGCAAGTCGGGCTGCCCGCGGGCGTGCTGAACGTGGTCACCGCCGATCGTGAGGTCTCCGAGACCCTCGTCCGAGACC is a window of Pseudonocardia sp. T1-2H DNA encoding:
- a CDS encoding phosphotriesterase family protein is translated as MDDPTVLVSTVRGPVPVDALGMTLTHEHLLSDWSGRRRVEPEDPAERAVFHAPVGPSMQWLLREDPRCCLDNTRQNDPDATVAELANFVEAGGRTVVDCTNGDVGRSPAALRDIADRTGLNVVMGSGWYVHIFHSARRAETTVDDLVAEILAEFADGVGDTGIRPGIIGEIGVSPQFTEAERTHLRASARAQRELGVPLFVHLPGWQRRAHEVLDIVLEEEGTRPESVVLCHMDPSGEDRDYQRAVAERGVWLEFDMIGMPFFYAGEGQCPAPEQTAAAVAALVRAGYAERLLLSHDMASKAMWTRNGGNGFGYVPRYFLPRLERHGVPGEVTASLLTANPRRLFTAARGAHADH
- a CDS encoding cupin domain-containing protein, with the translated sequence MSQLLGNAFSAELDWKPKMPTFRTGARYLGGLTAGTAVDVWGAEVGEYQGVTADEIFVVLEGKAEVTFHRTGETIVIGPGDVVRLFAGDTNTWRTIETIRKVSFYVPPVESGS